The following proteins are encoded in a genomic region of Ostrinia nubilalis chromosome 1, ilOstNubi1.1, whole genome shotgun sequence:
- the LOC135084365 gene encoding probable peroxisomal acyl-coenzyme A oxidase 1, whose product MANDSKGVNADLIKERKKCNFDVQELIHFIDGGEQGTKDRREVEELALQVKEVNDEIPEEYLSHMGKYQNAVRKATALIDVLKDHALKHSSFDAYRPTNMYRVQSLVQQQMPLLLHMGMFVPTIIGQASPDQQAEWLPKALSMQIIGTYAQTELGHGTFLRGLETTATYDPNTEEFVLHTPSLTAYKWWPGGLGQTANHCIVVAQLYTKGQCHGVHPFIVQIRDSETHMPLPGIKVGEIGPKLGYQTANNGFLAFDNFRIPRDNMLMKNAQVQKDGTYIKAKSEKLTYGTMMLIRVMIVTDMAYELSRAATIAIRYSAVRHQSQPKPDQPEPQILDYVTQQHKLFIAIATSHAYRLTGNWLWSTYSQVTHDLDKGKLDHLPELHALSCCLKAVCSYDSTLIVERCRLACGGHGYMTSSNFPVIYGVTAAAITLEGEYSVLLLQTARYLVKAWEQAREGKVMTPTVSYMVHFIKNRLKWANRPEGIIASFQAVAAGKTKAAYDALQKYKKAGNDYEDSWNLASVQLANASEAHCRAIICEVLWKEMQRLTPTLSPALAKVLLQLAELYLVYWALEKSGDLLEYSSISSKDLTLLRQRYEELLAAIRPNAVGLVDGFDIRDQILNSTLGAYDGRVYERLMDEALKSPLNQKPVDESFHKYLKPFMQKSKL is encoded by the exons atggcGAATGATTCAAAAGGAGTGAATGCAGATCTCATAAAAGAGAGGAAGAAGTGCAACTTCGATGTGCAAGAGCTTATACACTTCATCGATGGCGGGGAGCAAGGCACGAAGGACAGGAGagaagtag AGGAATTGGCCCTTCAAGTGAAGGAGGTAAATGATGAGATTCCCGAAGAATACCTTAGCCACATGGGGAAATACCAGAATGCTGTGAGGAAAGCCACCGCTCTCATTGACGTGTTGAAGGACCATGCGCTGAAACATTCCTCGTTTGACGCTtatag ACCAACTAACATGTACCGGGTGCAGTCGCTGGTGCAGCAGCAGATGCCTCTCTTACTTCATATGGGAATGTTCGTGCCCACCATCATCGGGCAGGCCTCGCCCGACCAGCAGGCCGAGTGGCTGCCCAAAGCACTCTCCATGCAGATTATTGGCACTTATGCACAG ACAGAACTGGGCCACGGGACGTTCCTCCGAGGGCTAGAGACGACGGCCACGTATGACCCAAACACCGAGGAGTTCGTGCTGCACACGCCCTCACTCACTGCCTACAAATGGTGGCCTGGAGGAT TGGGCCAAACTGCCAACCACTGCATCGTAGTGGCTCAGCTGTACACAAAAGGACAATGCCATGGAGTCCACCCCTTTATAGTTCAAATAAGGGACAGTGAGACCCACATGCCGTTGCCGGGGATAAAAGTCGGGGAAATTGGCCCCAAGTTGGGGTATCAGACAGCAAACAATGGCTTTCTAGCGTTCGACAACTTCAGGATACCCCGGGACAACATGCTGATGAAGAACGCTCAAGTACAGAAG GATGGCACGTACATCAAGGCCAAGAGCGAGAAGCTGACGTACGGCACGATGATGCTGATCCGCGTGATGATCGTCACGGACATGGCGTACGAGCTGTCCCGCGCCGCCACCATCGCCATCCGCTACTCCGCCGTGCGCCACCAGTCGCAGCCCAAGCCTGA TCAGCCCGAGCCCCAAATCCTGGACTACGTGACGCAGCAGCACAAGCTGTTCATCGCCATCGCGACCAGCCACGCCTACAGGCTCACCGGCAACTGGCTCTGGTCCACCTACTCGCAGGTCACCCACGACCTAGACAAGGGGAAGTTGGACCACTTGCCTGAG CTCCACGCGTTATCCTGCTGCCTCAAAGCAGTCTGCAGCTACGACTCAACGCTGATAGTTGAGCGCTGCCGACTGGCGTGCGGCGGCCACGGGTACATGACGTCGTCCAACTTCCCCGTCATCTACGGCGTCACGGCCGCTGCCATCACGCTAGAAGGGGAATACAGCGTGCTACTTTTGCAGACAGCCAG GTACCTCGTAAAGGCTTGGGAGCAAGCGAGAGAGGGCAAAGTGATGACGCCTACAGTATCGTACATGGTGCACTTCATCAAGAACCGGCTCAAGTGGGCCAACAGACCTGAAGGCATCATCGCCAGCTTCCAGGCTGTAGCTGCAGG GAAAACAAAGGCGGCGTACGACGCACTTCAGAAGTACAAGAAAGCCGGCAATGACTATGAAGATTCGTGGAACTTGGCATCAGTCCAGCTCGCCAATGCTAGTGAG GCCCACTGCCGCGCCATAATCTGCGAGGTGTTATGGAAAGAGATGCAGAGGCTGACCCCGACGCTGTCTCCAGCTCTGGCTAAAGTCCTGCTGCAGCTGGCAGAGTTATACCTGGTCTACTGGGCGCTAGAGAAGAGTGGGGATTTGCTGGAG TATTCGAGTATATCGAGCAAAGACCTGACACTGCTGCGGCAGCGGTACGAGGAGTTGCTGGCCGCCATCAGGCCGAACGCCGTCGGCCTGGTCGACGGGTTCGACATTAGGGATCAG ATTCTGAACTCGACCCTGGGAGCATACGACGGTCGCGTGTACGAGCGGCTGATGGACGAAGCCCTGAAGAGCCCCCTTAACCAGAAACCAGTCGACGAGTCCTTCCACAAGTACCTCAAGCCCTTCATGCAGAAGTCCAAACTGTGA
- the LOC135082408 gene encoding probable peroxisomal acyl-coenzyme A oxidase 1 translates to MAVNVEINENLVKERSKCTFNVKELTHIFDGGEKLTQERKRLVNAILSVKELQDEVPELYLSYNERYENVVRKGILLHSVLKESKDKYGEPDPRILRRAQGMVFRDMSPFLLHLGMFILTIEGQGTPEQQSEWLPKAHSMQIIGSYAQTELGHGTFLRGLETTATYDASTEEFILNSPKLTSYKWWPGGLGSTINHCIIAAQLHINGKNHGIHMFMVQIRDLETHVPLPGIKVGEIGPKLGFQTVNNGFLGFNNFRIPRKNMLMKNSQVLKDGTYIKGPNDKLTYGTMVRVRVNILSDVALYVAKAATIAVRYSAVRHQSQLKAKEPETQILDYLTQQHKLFIAIATSHAYVSTHAWMIKKYFNVVEDLGRGKLDHLPELHALTCCLKATSSRDGATLVEQCRLACGGHGYMASSNLPILYGLATATVTYEGEHTVVLLQTARYLMKAWTAALQGKVLAPSVSYLADGMKFKNQMWQNTPEGIIEGLYHVAAGKIKDAFNVIQKHVKAGKDYEDAWNLASVQLIKASEAHSRAILCDGYWRETIRNSMTTSTGVASVSGYLAQLYIVYWGLETSGDLLMYSNISREDVTVLKEKYEVLLTLIRPNAVALVDAFDFYDQDLHSTLGSYDGRVYERLMEDALKSPLNKEPVNQSFHKYLKPFIKSSKL, encoded by the exons ATGGCCGTAAATGTAGAAATTAACGAAAATTTGGTAAAAGAGAGAAGCAAATGTACTTTCAACGTGAAGGAACTTACCCATATTTTTGATGGAGGTGAAAAATTAACACAGGAAAGGAAACGATTGG TAAACGCAATACTCAGCGTCAAAGAGTTGCAAGATGAGGTGCCAGAGTTGTACCTGAGTTACAATGAGCGGTACGAGAATGTGGTCCGAAAGGGCATCCTGCTACACAGTGTGCTAAAAGAAAGCAAGGATAAATATGGGGAGCCGGA CCCCAGAATACTTCGTCGCGCGCAAGGTATGGTGTTCAGAGACATGTCGCCATTTTTACTCCACTTGGGCATGTTCATCCTCACCATCGAGGGTCAAGGCACACCGGAGCAACAGAGCGAGTGGCTGCCCAAAGCTCATTCAATGCAAATCATTGGGAGTTATGCCCAG ACAGAACTTGGCCATGGCACGTTCCTCCGAGGCTTGGAGACGACGGCCACCTACGACGCTAGCACTGAGGAGTTCATCCTCAACAGCCCGAAGCTGACGTCATACAAGTGGTGGCCTGGCGGAC TGGGATCAACCATAAACCATTGCATAATAGCAGCGCAGTTGCACATAAACGGGAAGAACCATGGAATTCATATGTTCATGGTGCAAATACGCGATCTGGAAACCCACGTGCCTCTCCCAGGAATCAAAGTCGGGGAAATTGGCCCGAAGTTGGGATTCCAGACTGTCAACAATGGGTTTTTGGGCTTCAATAACTTCAGGATTCCAAGGAAAAATATGCTGATGAAAAATTCGCAAGTGTTGAAG GACGGGACCTATATCAAAGGGCCGAATGACAAGCTGACCTACGGCACCATGGTCAGGGTACGGGTGAACATATTGTCCGACGTGGCTCTCTACGTCGCCAAGGCTGCCACCATTGCTGTTAGATACTCTGCGGTCAGGCACCAGTCACAACTGAAAGCCAA AGAACCTGAAACACAGATCCTGGACTATTTGACACAACAGCACAAGCTGTTCATCGCCATAGCGACCAGCCACGCTTACGTGAGCACCCACGCCTggatgataaaaaaatattttaacgtgGTCGAAGACCTGGGAAGGGGCAAGTTAGACCATTTGCCTGAG CTCCATGCTTTGACTTGCTGCCTCAAGGCGACTTCATCTCGAGACGGCGCTACATTGGTGGAGCAGTGCCGTCTAGCTTGCGGTGGCCACGGTTACATGGCCTCCTCTAACCTGCCCATCCTGTACGGTCTAGCTACCGCCACCGTTACCTACGAGGGCGAGCATACCGTTGTACTTCTGCAGACTGCTAG ATACTTAATGAAAGCGTGGACTGCAGCTCTACAAGGGAAAGTGTTAGCACCAAGTGTTTCTTATTTAGCAGACGGCATGAAATTTAAGAACCAAATGTGGCAGAATACACCAGAGGGAATCATCGAGGGTCTGTATCACGTGGCAGCAGG caaaattaaaGATGCTTTTAATGTTATTCAAAAGCACGTAAAGGCTGGCAAAGACTATGAGGATGCTTGGAATTTGGCGTCCGTACAACTCATCAAGGCTAGTGAG GCTCATTCCCGGGCGATCCTATGCGATGGGTACTGGAGGGAAACTATTCGAAATTCCATGACCACGTCTACAGGCGTAGCTTCTGTGTCGGGCTACTTGGCCCAGCTCTACATTGTCTACTGGGGGCTAGAGACATCTGGAGATTTATTGATG TACTCGAACATATCCAGAGAGGATGTCACcgttcttaaagaaaaatacgaGGTGCTATTGACTTTGATCAGGCCAAATGCtgtggcactcgtagacgcatTCGACTTTTATGACCAG